GCTGCGACGCGGGATCATGCTGTGCTTGGCGATGGCCTGCGAGAGCAGGAAGTAGCCGCGCACGTTGAGGTTCATGACCTTGTCCCACGCGGAGGCGGGGTGGTCCTCGGCCGGAGCGCCCCAGCTCGCGCCCGCGTTGTTCACGAGGATGTCCACGTCGCCCATGCGCTGCAGCGTCTCCTGCGCCAGGTGGCGGATATCGGCCTCCTGCCCGCAGTCGGCGGCGATCCAGCGCGCATCGATGCCGGCGGCCTGCAGCCTGGCGGCGGCCTCCTCCAGGTCGGCCGCCTTGCGCGAGGTCAGCATGATCTTGGCGCCGGCCTCGCCCAGGGCCTGGGCCAGTTGCAGCCCCAGGCCGCGCGAGCCGCCGGTGACGAGGGCGGTCTTGCCGGTGAGGTCGAAAAGTTGCTGGACCGTGCGGGTCATGGGTTGTCTCCTGTCGGGCTTGTCAATTGCGGAAATTGTGGTGGGTGCCGGGCCGGGGGCTTGTCGCCTGCGCGATCGCTCCAGGCCACGGATCGGGTCGCTCAGAAACCTTCTTCGGGCAGCTCCGCGCAGGTCATGTCGCGCGTGCGGACCACGTTCAGCCAGGCGCCGATCTTCGGCAGCTCGTAATGGAAGAAGTAGCGCATGGCGCCCAATCGGCCGGTGTCCGCAGCGCTGGCGGACTGCGCCGCGCGGGACTGCACGGCGACGGCGATGTCGAGCCACACCCAGGCGAGCACCATGTGCCCGGCGGCCTGCATGTAGGGCACGGCGTTGGCGAGCGCTTCGGCGGGCTCGCCGGTGGCCCAGGCCGCTTTGGTGGCCGAGCCGACCTCGGCCAGGGCGCGTGCGAGCTGGTTGGCGTGCTCGGCCAGGCCGGGCTGCTCCATCGCGCGCTGGATCGTGGCGTTGATGCGGCCGGCCAGCAGTTGCAGGCCGCGGCCGCCTTCCATCACCACCTTGCGGCCCAGCAGGTCCATCGCCTGGATGCCGTGCGTTCCCTCGTGGATCATGTTGAGGCGGTTGTCGCGCCAGTACTGCTCCACGGGAAAGTCGCGCGTGTAGCCGTAGCCGCCGTGGATCTGGATGGCCAGCGAATTGGCCTCCAGGCACCACTCGCTGGGCCAGCTCTTGGCGATGGGCGTGAGCACTTCCAGCAGCAGCCGCGCCTCGTCGGCGGCCTCGGGCGTGCCCGTGTGCTGCTCGTCCACGAGGCGCGCGCAGTACAGGTTGAGCGCGAGGGCGCCCTCCGCGTAGCTCTTCTGGGCGAGCAGCATGCGGCGGATGTCGGCATGCTCGATGAGCCGCACGGGCGCCGCCGAGGCGTCCTTGCCGGCTTTCACCGCGGCGCCGGCACCGGCCGCGGTGCCGGCGGCCTTGACCGGCCGGCCCTGCGTGCGGTCCTTGGCGTACTGCAGGCTCGCGTGGTAGCCCGCCAGGCCCAGCAGCGTGGCCGCCATGCCGATGCCGATGCGGGCCTCGTTCATCATGTGGAACATGCATTTCAGGCCCTCGCCGGGCCGGCCGACGAGGTAGCCGATGGCCCCCGCGCCGCGCCCGTCCAGGCCACCCGCGCCCTGCTCCGCGCGCACCGGGTAGGTGCCTTCACCGAAGTTCAGCAGCGTGTTGGTGGTGCCGCGCCAGCCCAGCTTGTGGTTGAGGCCGGCCAGCGCCACGTCGTTGCGCTCGCCGGTGAGCGCGCCCTGCGCATCCACCAGGTGCTTGGGCACGATGAAGAGCGAGATGCCCTTCACGCCCGGCACGGGCCGGCCGTCGGGGCCGGGGATCTTGGCCAGAACGAGGTGGACGATGTTCTCGGTCATCTCGTGGTCGCCGGACGAGATCCACATCTTGTTGCCGGCCAGCCGGTAGCGCGGGCCCAGCGGGTCGGCCTCGGCGCCCGCGCCGTCCGGCACCGCGCGCGTGGCGATGTCGGAGAGCGACGAGCCGGCCTGCGGCTCCGACAGGCACATGGTGCCCGACCAGCGGCCGTTGAATTCATTGAGTGCGAACACCTCGCGCTGCGCCGCGGTGCCGTGCACCATGAGCAGGTTGGCGTTGCCCACGGTGAGCAGGTTGGAGCCGATGCTGATCGATGCCTCGGCGAAGAAGCTGTTGGCGGCCGCCTCCAGCGTGTAAGGCAGCTGC
The DNA window shown above is from Acidovorax sp. NCPPB 4044 and carries:
- a CDS encoding SDR family oxidoreductase, yielding MTRTVQQLFDLTGKTALVTGGSRGLGLQLAQALGEAGAKIMLTSRKAADLEEAAARLQAAGIDARWIAADCGQEADIRHLAQETLQRMGDVDILVNNAGASWGAPAEDHPASAWDKVMNLNVRGYFLLSQAIAKHSMIPRRSGRIINVASIAGLGGNPIEMKTIAYNTSKGAVINFTRALAAEWGVHGINVNAICPGFFKTKMASVLIETLGEEKMAQHAPLRRLGDEEDLKGLCLLYASDAGKHITGQWLAVDGGVSVVTGG
- a CDS encoding acyl-CoA dehydrogenase — translated: MRLRSTLDFLLHDWLDVSALTARERFADHSRETFDAVLDTCERIAREKYAPFNRLVDTEEPRVENGRVVLPRATHEARKAYAESGMLSAAQDYAVGGMQLPYTLEAAANSFFAEASISIGSNLLTVGNANLLMVHGTAAQREVFALNEFNGRWSGTMCLSEPQAGSSLSDIATRAVPDGAGAEADPLGPRYRLAGNKMWISSGDHEMTENIVHLVLAKIPGPDGRPVPGVKGISLFIVPKHLVDAQGALTGERNDVALAGLNHKLGWRGTTNTLLNFGEGTYPVRAEQGAGGLDGRGAGAIGYLVGRPGEGLKCMFHMMNEARIGIGMAATLLGLAGYHASLQYAKDRTQGRPVKAAGTAAGAGAAVKAGKDASAAPVRLIEHADIRRMLLAQKSYAEGALALNLYCARLVDEQHTGTPEAADEARLLLEVLTPIAKSWPSEWCLEANSLAIQIHGGYGYTRDFPVEQYWRDNRLNMIHEGTHGIQAMDLLGRKVVMEGGRGLQLLAGRINATIQRAMEQPGLAEHANQLARALAEVGSATKAAWATGEPAEALANAVPYMQAAGHMVLAWVWLDIAVAVQSRAAQSASAADTGRLGAMRYFFHYELPKIGAWLNVVRTRDMTCAELPEEGF